A region of Lacinutrix sp. Hel_I_90 DNA encodes the following proteins:
- the hisG gene encoding ATP phosphoribosyltransferase, with product MSKLKIAVQKSGRLNEDSMALLKDIGISIDNGKDQLKASAANFPLEVFYLRNGDIPQYLRDGVVDIAIIGENVLIEKGQELVIAERLGFSKCRVSIAVPKASKAKCLKDLQGQRIATSYPNTVNQFLEQNGITAQLHIINGSVEIAPNIGLADGICDIVSSGSTLFKNGLKEVEVLLKSEAVLAVSPSISKDNQKLLEKLQFRIQSVLRGQNSKYVLLNAPNDKLEEIISVLPGMKSPTVLPLAEKGWSSVHSVIDKNEFWEVIDELKEKGAQGILVCPIEKMVL from the coding sequence TGGCGCTTCTAAAAGACATTGGCATCTCAATAGACAATGGTAAAGATCAATTAAAAGCATCAGCAGCTAATTTCCCTCTAGAGGTTTTTTATCTTAGAAATGGCGATATTCCCCAGTATCTAAGAGATGGCGTTGTTGATATCGCTATTATTGGTGAAAATGTTTTAATTGAAAAAGGACAAGAGTTAGTTATTGCAGAGCGACTAGGATTTTCAAAATGTCGTGTTTCTATTGCGGTCCCAAAAGCCTCTAAAGCAAAGTGCTTAAAAGATTTACAAGGACAGCGCATCGCGACTTCCTATCCCAATACGGTGAATCAGTTTTTAGAGCAAAACGGCATAACTGCACAACTACACATTATCAACGGTTCTGTAGAAATAGCTCCAAACATTGGCTTAGCAGATGGTATCTGTGATATCGTTTCAAGTGGAAGCACCTTATTCAAAAATGGATTAAAAGAAGTAGAAGTGCTTTTAAAGTCAGAAGCTGTTTTAGCGGTTTCACCTAGTATTTCAAAAGACAACCAAAAGCTTTTAGAAAAATTGCAATTTAGAATTCAATCGGTTTTAAGAGGTCAAAATTCTAAATACGTATTATTAAATGCGCCAAATGACAAACTTGAAGAGATTATAAGTGTCCTGCCAGGCATGAAAAGCCCAACAGTTTTACCCTTAGCAGAAAAGGGTTGGAGCTCGGTACACTCAGTAATTGATAAAAATGAATTCTGGGAGGTTATCGATGAGTTGAAAGAAAAAGGTGCACAAGGTATTTTAGTTTGTCCAATAGAAAAAATGGTACTCTAA
- the hisD gene encoding histidinol dehydrogenase, which yields MNIINNPKKKDWTNILKRPTQSVDDIETTVNQIFDDVKRNGDVAVSKYTELFDGVNLNANVVTTEEIEDAVKNVSEALKQAIQQAKSNIEAFHKAQITDKVFVETMPGIQCWQEKRPIEKVGLYIPGGTAPLFSTVLMLAIPANIAGCKELVLCSPPNKEGKIANEILYTAQLCGVTKIIKVGGIQAIAGMTFGTENMPQVNKIFGPGNQFVTVAKQLATKFGVAIDMPAGPSELLVVADDSANAAYVASDLLSQAEHGSDSQVILVSTSRQFIEDVSSEVEKQIALLPRKAIAVKAIANSKLIYVEDDNTALELINEYGPEHFIICCKNEDLFINNISNAGSVFIGNYTPESAGDYASGTNHTLPTNGFSKAYSGVNLDSFTKSITFQKISKEGLLNIGNTIELMAEAEGLQAHKNAVSIRLKDLKND from the coding sequence ATGAATATTATAAATAATCCTAAAAAGAAAGATTGGACAAACATTTTAAAGCGTCCAACACAATCAGTTGATGATATCGAAACAACGGTAAATCAAATCTTTGATGATGTCAAAAGAAATGGAGATGTTGCCGTTTCAAAGTATACAGAATTATTTGATGGTGTAAATTTAAACGCCAACGTGGTTACAACAGAAGAGATAGAAGACGCAGTAAAAAATGTTTCAGAAGCATTAAAACAAGCCATTCAGCAAGCTAAATCAAACATAGAAGCCTTCCATAAAGCGCAAATAACAGATAAAGTTTTTGTAGAAACCATGCCAGGTATTCAATGTTGGCAGGAAAAAAGACCGATTGAAAAAGTAGGTTTGTATATTCCAGGGGGTACAGCGCCTCTATTCTCTACGGTTTTAATGTTGGCTATACCAGCAAATATTGCTGGGTGCAAAGAACTAGTATTATGTTCTCCACCAAATAAAGAAGGTAAAATCGCGAATGAAATTTTGTACACGGCTCAATTATGTGGTGTGACAAAAATCATAAAGGTTGGTGGTATTCAAGCGATTGCAGGAATGACTTTTGGTACTGAGAATATGCCTCAGGTTAATAAAATTTTCGGGCCAGGAAATCAGTTTGTTACTGTCGCAAAACAACTAGCAACCAAGTTTGGCGTGGCTATAGATATGCCGGCAGGTCCAAGTGAATTATTGGTGGTAGCAGATGACTCGGCAAATGCTGCTTATGTGGCTTCAGATTTACTAAGTCAGGCAGAACATGGTAGCGATAGTCAAGTGATTTTAGTCTCAACTTCCAGACAATTTATAGAAGATGTGTCCTCTGAAGTAGAAAAACAAATAGCGCTTTTGCCAAGAAAAGCAATTGCGGTAAAGGCGATTGCCAATTCTAAACTTATTTATGTTGAAGATGATAATACCGCTTTAGAATTAATTAATGAATATGGCCCAGAGCATTTTATAATATGTTGTAAAAATGAAGACCTCTTCATCAATAACATTAGCAACGCAGGATCAGTGTTTATTGGTAATTACACGCCAGAAAGCGCAGGAGATTATGCTTCGGGAACCAATCATACCTTACCAACTAATGGGTTTAGTAAAGCGTATTCAGGAGTGAACTTAGATAGTTTTACAAAGAGTATTACCTTTCAAAAAATCTCAAAAGAAGGCTTACTTAATATAGGAAATACCATCGAATTAATGGCTGAAGCCGAAGGCTTACAAGCTCACAAAAACGCAGTATCAATTCGTTTAAAAGATTTAAAAAATGATTAA
- the hisC gene encoding histidinol-phosphate transaminase — translation MSSGQSGEFNLNSLIRDNIKALKPYSSARDEYNSEIKDMVFLDANENPFNNGVNRYPDPQQLKLKELLSKIKGVSGKKMLLGNGSDEVLDLVFRAFCEPKEDNVITLPPTYGMYEVLANTNAIEVIKVELSNTFQPKVDAILEASNKNSKILFLCSPNNPTANSFEASTIEKLLKEFNGVVVIDEAYIDFSNEESWISKLGEFPNLIVTQTLSKAYGLAGIRLGICYASVQIIETLKKIKPPYNVNELTQQKAMQRLSNLTEVKNEIEILKEEREKLILELSGIDFIEKIYPSDANFLLVKVDDANKRYDGLIAKGIVIRNRTNQPLCENCLRFTVGTSTENNKLIKTLKEL, via the coding sequence ATGTCCTCAGGCCAGAGCGGTGAATTTAATCTAAATAGCTTAATAAGAGATAATATTAAAGCACTAAAACCCTATTCTTCAGCACGTGATGAATACAATAGTGAAATCAAAGACATGGTATTTTTAGATGCTAATGAAAACCCGTTCAATAATGGCGTGAATCGGTATCCAGATCCACAGCAATTAAAACTAAAAGAATTACTGTCAAAAATCAAAGGCGTTTCAGGAAAAAAGATGCTGCTTGGGAATGGGAGTGATGAAGTTTTAGACCTCGTTTTTAGAGCCTTTTGCGAACCTAAGGAGGACAATGTCATTACCTTGCCACCAACTTACGGGATGTATGAGGTCTTGGCGAATACCAACGCTATTGAAGTTATAAAAGTTGAACTATCCAATACATTTCAGCCTAAAGTCGATGCTATTTTAGAGGCTTCAAATAAAAACTCTAAAATCTTGTTTTTATGTTCGCCAAACAACCCAACGGCCAATAGTTTTGAAGCTTCAACAATAGAAAAACTTTTAAAAGAATTTAACGGTGTTGTAGTCATTGATGAAGCATATATCGATTTTTCAAATGAAGAAAGCTGGATAAGTAAATTAGGCGAGTTTCCAAATTTAATTGTGACTCAAACTCTTTCAAAAGCCTATGGTTTGGCAGGTATTAGACTCGGTATTTGTTATGCTTCAGTTCAAATCATTGAGACTTTAAAAAAAATAAAGCCACCTTATAATGTTAATGAGTTGACCCAGCAAAAAGCAATGCAACGCTTAAGTAATCTTACTGAGGTAAAAAACGAAATTGAAATATTAAAAGAAGAGCGAGAAAAACTCATATTAGAACTTTCTGGCATTGACTTTATTGAAAAAATATACCCTTCAGATGCTAATTTTTTATTGGTAAAAGTAGATGACGCTAATAAACGCTATGACGGATTAATAGCAAAAGGGATTGTAATTCGTAATAGAACAAACCAGCCATTATGTGAAAATTGTTTGCGATTTACTGTAGGAACGAGTACTGAAAATAATAAATTGATTAAAACATTAAAAGAACTTTAA